The following coding sequences lie in one Rutidosis leptorrhynchoides isolate AG116_Rl617_1_P2 chromosome 6, CSIRO_AGI_Rlap_v1, whole genome shotgun sequence genomic window:
- the LOC139852802 gene encoding uncharacterized protein — MDRYHKVEKPKADQAIAENEIRITSQGRMRNYITYAMNLLQEKGSSEIVFKAMGRAINKTVTIVELIKRRIVGLHQITSIGSIDITDTWEPLEEGLLPLETTRHVSMITVTLSIKELDTSSIGYQPPLPADQVKVETDFEYDGEGSPTARGRGRSGRGRGRGRAGSRSMPGNGYASGEYEDGGWDGPRDFSRGGRGRGGRGRNFRGRGRGGYRNGPGPNVDDDEYGGGYNQEIPMQQGRGRGRGMRGTRGRGRGFRSNRPILAAATAGGA, encoded by the exons ATGGATCGGTACCATAAGGTGGAAAAACCAAAAGCAGATCAAGCAATTGCTGAGAATGAGATCCGAATTACTAGCCAAGGAAGGATGCGAAACTATATCACCTATGCCATGAATTTGCTTCAG GAAAAAGGCTCTTCGGAAATAGTGTTTAAAGCAATGGGCAGAGCAATCAACAAGACCGTAACAATTGTGGAGCTGATAAAG AGAAGAATTGTTGGTCTTCATCAAATTACGTCCATTGGATCAATAGACATAACTGATACGTGGGAACCACTAGAAGAAGGCCTACTTCC TCTGGAAACCACAAGGCACGTTTCAATGATTACTGTAACTCTCTCTATAAAGGAGCTCGATACATCATCTATTGG GTATCAGCCCCCATTGCCCGCTGACCAGGTGAAGGTGGAAACTGATTTCGAGTATGACGGAG AGGGTTCACCTACTGCTAGAGGCAGGGGACGTAGTGGAAGGGGAAGAGGAAGGGGAAGGGCGGGGTCCAGATCCATGCCTG GAAATGGTTATGCATCAGGAGAGTACGAAGACGGGGGATGGGATGGACCTCGTGATTTCTCTAGGGGGGGCAGGGGCCGAGGAGGACGAGGTCGTAATTTCAGAGGTCGTGGAAGGGGAGGTTATCGTAATGGTCCTGGACCTAATGTGGATGATGATGAGTATGGTGGTGGATATAATCAAGAAATACCCATGCAACAGGGACGAG GGCGTGGACGTGGCATGAGGGGAACTCGTGGCAGGGGTCGTGGTTTCAGATCAAATCGGCCGATTCTAGCTGCAGCTACTGCTGGAGGTGCTTAA